The region TGATCGTCTCGTATCCCTCGTTCGGGTCGTTGATAGCCTTGAGACTGATATACTCCTCGTACTCGAACGTGCCGTTAAACTCtgggtgttgctggtggAACGAAAGCTTCGCGAGCAAGTAGTAGACATATTCCTTGATCAGTGGGCCGTATCCGCGCATGCCCTCGCCCGACATGCCGCGGTTCAAGCTATCGATCCACGACCTGTTGTTCAACGCCTCCCTGAGGGTGCTGGGGTGGCCTTCTTGGAGAACCTTGTGGACTGTGATGAGAGCCTTGAAGGTCTGGACCTCGTCGGCGAGGATGGGCTGGACCTTCAGACCAGCCCAGAAGGATTGGGAGGACTTGTGGTCCCAGGTGTAGACAATACAACTCCTAACATGCTTGCGCTTCGGTGCCGTCTCGTCGGGGCTCGTAGCtttcttgatgttgatggcgaGCTCGGCTTCGGACCTGGATGACATGATGGGTCAGTATGGGGGGGGGTGCTATGTTTTTATGTCCACATGTTGCAACAGTCAAACGGCGGGCAATGGGCGCGGCAAACTGCATGCGTGCGTctttgggtgggtgggaaaaggaaacACACTTTGTGTGATCAAGGCTGCGTATCGTGGCCATGCTGGGCAGCTATGGACGGGAGCGAGACGAGCGAGACAAGCGAGACAAGCGAGAACACGCTCACTCTGAATACTTGCTTGCGCTTGCTTCAATGATATAACACGCCGGCACACGGATTGGTTTTCCAGGGAGAGCAAGCACACTCGGTTCAACATGCGACAGAGCCAGGCGCAACTTCAGCGATGGCCAGCCCGGGTTCAGGAGGGCTCAGGGCCAAAACAAACTGGGAGATACGGAAATTGGAGGTAATTCCAGGGGAAAAGGGAGTTATTAGGTCGTGGAGCCCAGAGCTTGCCTCTCCCGTCGTCGTCAGCCTTCTTGGAAGTTGCATCTCTGATTGCCTTGCGCCCCAAACCGCTCCCCAACAGCTGCAGCCAATGATGGATGCCGTCTGGGAGGTCGGACCCAAGGACGGACCGGCGTGCGGGGCAGCAAGCAAGCATGTGTCAGCTGTCGCGAAATGAATCAGAGTGGGGACGCAGCTTCGAACCCCACCAGACAAGTGACGCCTGCCAGCTGATCCGACATGGGTTCCAGGCAGGGAGCTCCTTGTGTGAGGCTGCTGCCTTCTGGTTGCCGCGCGCTGAAGCTCGTGTGGCTCGTCATCATCTTTGCCGGCCGTCACGAGGATAGGATACAGTTGGTCATAAGCTCATAAAGCATTTCAGACCTTAGTTCGTGCGTCCAAACTTCCTTTATGCCTCTTGACCTTTTGCATTTCCCCTCCTAAATATCCAGACCAGACTTTCTCCGTTTTTTTGTACAGTAACCCCTTATCGCCGACAACAGCGTGCTTGATAAACTaccccacccccgccttGAGACCTTCCCCCCCGGCCAAATCCGTCGACTGAAGCAAACCGAGAATCGCAACGATGAACATCCTCTACTCGACCGTAAACAGCCTGCGGGACAGGTACACCCCCGCGAGCCACACGTCGACATTCCGCAAGACGGGCGAGATCACCCCTGAGGAGTTCATTGCAGCCGGCGACTATCTGGTGTACAAATTCCCGACCTGGTCGTGGTCGGATGCCGAAACCCCAGCCCAGCGCGTCAGCCAGCTGCCAGCAGGAAAGCAGTACTTGGTGACCCGTCATGTCCCGTGCAACCGCCGACTCGACTCGGACTTTGCGGGCGATGCTGGCCATGAGGAGGCCGTAGTGGAGGGCGGCAAGAGCAGCGCTGACGACGGCTGGCTCCGGACCGGCGGGTTGACCAGCTCGCAGCCGCTCAAGGTCAAAGAAGTGCGAACCGTGGACGATGCTGGGAatgttggagagagagaagtgatcgaggacgacgatgataTTCCGGATatggaagatgatgaggacgatgaggcCATCATCCGTGATGCTTCGGCTGGCGGGCAGAACAGGTATGATGGGATACGGTCACGGGACTGCTACCAGATGATGCTCTCTCAATACCTTTTTGTGGCTAACCTTTGATTCGTTTCTGATAGTGGAAGACGCACATACTCGCTCTACATTGTCTACTCTCCATATTACCGGACGCCCCGCATGTATCTCTCGGGCTATCTTCCCAACGGCCagcccctcccaccccatcTCATGATGGAGGATATCGTTGGAGACTACAAGGACAAAACCGTCACGCTCGAGAACTTCCCCTTCTTCGCCCATCAAGTCAAGATGGCCAGCGTTCACCCGTGCAAGCACGCGCCCGTCATGAAGACACTTCTCGACAGAGCCGACGCGGCTCTCAAGCTGCGCAGAGAAAAGCAAAAGGCGGCAGCCGCCAAGGCAGGCAGCAGCGGTGGCGTTGGGTCTCTTGCTTCTCAGGTTAAggacctcaacctcggctCGGGGGCTGAGAATGACGAGTGGGAGGAGATCGATGCTGCCGACCAGGAGGTGGCCATCAGAGTTGACCAGTATCTGGTGGTTTTCTTGAAGTTCATCGCCAGTGTGACACCCGGCATCGAACATGACAACACCATGGGGATTTAGGAGTGTTCTTACACTTTATGGCTTTTTGTATTTGTTTCATGTGGCCCGTCATtcaggaggggggcgggCGGTCTTATTCGTTATCTCACGGAACCCTACATCATCTGTGGGGTGCATTTACTCGAGCAGGCACTTTCCTTTCGTGGGTAGATCAAATTACAGGAATGGTTTACGGTTTGGCTTAGGCGGCAGGAAACGGATGGAGTTACctcttgtttttgtttttaacttgttttgttttattaatatttctttttttaaatcATGGACATCAGACCTCAAAGACGGAGGACAGACACAGCTAGCTTAGCTTTTAATAGCTGCAGATTAACAGCAGAACCGCATCATGGCTTCATCATACACATCAGACTCGTTGTGGGACGCAAATAGGTTTGTGATTTTTCAAGCAGGCTATGCAGCAGTCTATTTCCCAAAGACATGCCAGGGTATCAGGTTGTTATGCTCATGATGTTTGTACATATCTTTCTTCGCTCTTCATCCGAACCCCCCTATTcctacccctcctcctccccctcctcctcctcctcactgctaacatcctccccattctcaatcgcctcccgcctcctcctcgccgccctctccttcttcttctccaacagctTCTGCAGTTTCTTGGCCGCGTTAAATACCCCGTTCGTCCCGCTCCCACAGGCCGCACAGCTCGGGTCCTTTCGATACCGTTTCAACGCGCACCCCTCGCAGAAATAATGCCCACACCTCGTCACCACCGGACTCTTGTAATTCCCCCTGCAGATGATACACACAAACGGGATCTTCTCCAGcatcgccgcctcctcctcgtcgtcgtctcttTCATCCTCACCCTGGTTGGGATCCTTGTTCGCCTTTCCTTCGGCAGAGGCAACCACCGTGCCCCCTATTACCTTTTTTCCCCTTGTGACGTTCTCCCACTCCCTGTCCAGCTGCCACCCGTGGGCGTAGTCTTCTCTGGCGTGGAGGAACTTGCAGTTGTCACCGAAGCCGCAGAAGCCGGTGTTTTTGTAGTCCTTGCACACGTCGGGCGCCATGtctgtgatggtgatggtgcggaTGTTGGTGGGGGCTTTGACGGGGCCTACTTTTCGGGAGGGGGCATCGGGATTCTTTTGGATGTACGAGGTTGCGTTGGCCAGGCCTTTGTAGGTTCCATCTGGCcccgaggtggtggaggaggaggaggggggtggcaTGGAGCGGGTGGAGCCGAGGAGGGATTTGGCGGAGAGACCTTTTTCTTCGTCGAACcagtttgtttgttttgtggCGTCACGCCTGGAGgagtcgagggcgagggcggaggCGCGGtcggtggtgaagatggtggctTTAAGATCTTGCTCAGACTGGGGGTTCGCTCTGTCTCTGGAGGAGGCCGTGAccacggcggcggtgttgcGCTTGCGGCGCTTGATGCGCCGGCCGGATTCGTcctcggaggaggagtaatccgagtccgagtccgagtcggaggcggcgggagggggggttgctggtcTTTTGCGGAGGTTGGCTTTGGCTTTTGCGCCGCGCTTTTTGAAGATGGCTACGGGCGCGGCAGGGCCAGAAGCGGGGGCctctgttgatggtgttgggtcTGCCATGATATCTTCTGGGGTGGGTTCAGAGGGAGAAAAGGGTGGCAGGAGGTTGTCAAATTGAAGTTGTGTTGTTCAAGGTGTGAAGCGCGAGGCAAAAGTATCATGGGCCGTTTGCTTTGGGATATCGATTTGGGATTCCAATTACCTCATTACAAACATGGCCCGAGCTTCGAAGGCTTCTAGAAGCTTGGCGGCCCCACCTCCGCAATGCTTACGAAAGCCAGCATGTTCCTCACCTTACCTTCACCTCTGCAGCTCACTCACCGTTCACCTTTGCGCCTCAGTCCTTGCTTCGAGATGTCAAAAACTTCGTGCATGAAGCATAAACACGAATCCCTGTCACCGGTGTGGGGCCAGACCACCCTTTCAGGCTCGAAATGGTGGAAAATGGGGGAAATCTGCTCACCGGTCGACGCATGTCAACGCATTTAATGCACGAGAGTGGCATTTCTCTTGACCGGTCGAGGCAATGTCACCCACCTGCATGACCGGTCAAGAAAAAGGGCTGAGGGGGAAAGAGCTTGACattgggagggtggtgtatgAGCTGTCATTGGAGTTGGGTACCGTTCCCGGGGCGAGCATGTTGCAGGTCAATCTGCCCCCGTTTGGAGGAAGGCAACAGTAAGTTTGGGCAGCTTGCTTCGATGTCAAGTGTTATTCAGCGCGGGTTGCCGCTCAGGCGAACCACGTAGACTATGCGGTGCATGTTGGTTTGTATGTCAAGATGTAGAGGCGTATACATTCCCTCTGTCTCGCAGTGGGTATTGATGACAGATAGGCATTATGTCTATCCAGCCCACGGGTGATCTTGATTCAGTCTTTGTGACATCCAAGTTGCCTCTTCCCCACTCTTTCGTCAAGTTCCTTAGCCATACACAAACACTTCCATATTCCTACTCATGCAGTTATTTCCCAACCGTCATAGAAGTCTCTCCCTGTCGTCTTGCCAGCCAAGTACCTAGGTAGAGACCACACCCACATCTTGACCGGTCAATATAAACCAGCCTTATTTCTTGACCGGTCCATGCAATACCACCCTCCTTGATCCACATTAATCTatgccaaaaaaacaaacaagagCCTGTCCACTCTATCATTTCTACCCCCAGACAGCCCTACAGCTTCACCGGTCGAAATATACATTCGCAATGTACATGCCCAAGAGAACCAAGTCCAATCACAGCTGCAGAGAATTGCAGTCGTGTCTCCACCCAAGAGCCCTACATGTTGACCGGTCGATGCAATGTCACCACCCTGGAATGCACACCTAGGACAGCCAAGAGGAAGAGTCTCCTGTGGTAGAATAAGGCGTGAAGATGGCCGAGATGTCGGCAGGCAggcaacccccctcctttcTCCGGTACGTTTTCCAGGACAATCAAAACTGAAACCCAAGCGTGTGTTAGCCAGAATGTACACACCTACGCAGACCCAACAAGCCATCTATCCGTCCTTGACCTGAGCATGCAAGGCAACCACTAAGGCACGCACCAGAAGACTCTCGCCAAGTTCTTCCCCATTCTCTCAGTGACAACAAAAGATCCATCTTCCTCACTTTGCCTATTCGGAAGAGCCCAAACCATCTCTAACGTAGTTCAAGCTACAAGCTTCAGCTCATTCTCACGGTGCGGAGCAAGAACAGACTTTGCAAGACACAACCGGGTGCCAACCTCATCTCGCCTCCCGGCGGCCGGCAGCATAACTGCAACCTCGATCGGATGCCACACCTACACAGGACTCCCCCAAAAAGCAAGAAAAACCAAGACGGATACTTTTTTGGCCGCCTGCCGCCTGTCGCCTTCCGCTGCCGTGTCAATGTGTGTCAATGTGTGTCAGCCTATCAAACACGTCCCCAGGATCAACCTATCAAATAGCCAGAGCTTCAGCACAATGTCGAGAGGGCGAATAGCAGAGCTCGTCACACCGGCCTTGGGGGCCACCCGAGGTACCCATCTTTCCAAAAGTACCCATAAGAAAGCAGCCAACACCGAGGGGGGTTGTGTGAAATATGGGCCAAGCTGAGAGTAAGTACACAAGGTCGGCAGTTGGGCCGTGTGGTGGGAATATATATATCACCACCGGCGCAACAAAAAGCTCGGGGTTTGTTCGACCAACCACTCTTTTGCTTTTCGAGGacataaaaaaaaaagaaagatgtgtgtgtatgtatgtgtgtgtgtgtgtgtgtgtgtgtctgtctgtctctgTTGTCAATATCGTGAATCCCCCAGAAGGGTATCCAAGGTGTGCAGTTTCCCGCCCACTGCTCGGCACATCCATCCCACCGAGTCGACCTTTTCCTTTCaaccttttctttcccttcgGTGCATCTTCTATCCCGGGATTCGCTTTCCAAATACCCTACCCTACCCCAACATGATTTTTCTAAGGCGGTGTCGGAAGCAAAGCCGTGCAACATTTGAGGTCTGTTTCTGTCTTGACTGGTGcggaaaaagagaaatagGTTAGCTTTCAAGAACACGTGTAGGTGTGTCGTCTGTGCACAACAAGCACCATTTCATTTTCAtcgtatatatatatatatatgtatgtatatatattaaaataaaataaataaaataagtaaaaatCATCTCGCTCGTTTCAAAATACTTAATAAGAAACACACTttcaagaaaaagagaaccaacaacccccctcccccccttccctaaGAGAGATAGATATCTGACGAACAAACTGATAGAAAAAGCCACATCCCCATGACACCCACCTTATGAACCCCCCGGCGTCCaccccagccccaacccaCGACACCTTACCACACCAACAACTCTCCCAACCTCTCAActgttttatttttttttcttattctactttttttttactttttttttttccttcttctttctccgCTTTCTCCCGCCGCCGGTGAAGCGATGAGTAACCACGCAAATCAAGACGCTTACACACAACACAGAGGAGGGGTATCTTTCTTGACTGttgatcatcatcaacaccaaaacaccaagcATTTTCTCTCCCATTTTGCCCTTATCCCCCCCTCTTAACTTTTCCTCCCAAGGTTGGTTGTGATTCGGAAATACAGCAGAAAAGATAACTTTCGAACACCATGTTAACGCCTCCCGTGATTTCCCACCCAggaccaaaaaaaaaaaaaaaaaaaaaaaaaaaaaaaaaaagacccaATATCCCGAGAGTTTGTTGAGGGCTTTGTTGTTCCAGATTTTATAGATGAGGTGTGATCGAGTCGGGTAGGCGCAGCTTGGCGACTCTTCGGTGGTAGGTTGTTGGTTGACGCCGTTGCTAGCGTTAAAAGGTGACGACGGCGGCGACGGAGGTGGTAGTAATAcaagggaaaagaagaaaaatgcCGGTTGATGAAAACAAAAGACTTTGACGAGAAAATTGTGTGGAAAATAATCATCAACGTCATCAAAGGCGAATTTTCCCAAGTAGTTTATGGCCCCGAGTCTGTATTCGTTACACAACACGCAAGatgctttctttctctccccaATGCATTCAGACAACAGAAATGGTTTACTTTGTAGCGATCGACAAGAAGAGTAGGGTTAATGAAATTTTGAGTACCCATGAAAAGAAATCCCGTCATGGCTTATTATTtccaaggaaaaggagactCAGTTGTGAGTGTGTATAGTTTGCTTGTgtgggttttttttctttctttttctctttttttttttttttttttttttttgacgGCAGTCTGATTTTATGCCCGAGACCTGACGGTCCCGACcggtgttggggttgaagaagggcCCGTGTGCGAGTGAAAGCCTTGCCGCGAGTTACGGCCACGCTTTGAACTACTGGTCAAGGTGCCCACATCATGTTTGCCTGGTCAACTGTCAGCCCGACATGTCAAAGACATACCAAATCGAAATTCAACTCA is a window of Podospora pseudopauciseta strain CBS 411.78 chromosome 1, whole genome shotgun sequence DNA encoding:
- the ATG3 gene encoding E2-like enzyme (BUSCO:EOG09263WZ2; EggNog:ENOG503NXTG; COG:U), with the protein product MNILYSTVNSLRDRYTPASHTSTFRKTGEITPEEFIAAGDYLVYKFPTWSWSDAETPAQRVSQLPAGKQYLVTRHVPCNRRLDSDFAGDAGHEEAVVEGGKSSADDGWLRTGGLTSSQPLKVKEVRTVDDAGNVGEREVIEDDDDIPDMEDDEDDEAIIRDASAGGQNSGRRTYSLYIVYSPYYRTPRMYLSGYLPNGQPLPPHLMMEDIVGDYKDKTVTLENFPFFAHQVKMASVHPCKHAPVMKTLLDRADAALKLRREKQKAAAAKAGSSGGVGSLASQVKDLNLGSGAENDEWEEIDAADQEVAIRVDQYLVVFLKFIASVTPGIEHDNTMGI
- the CWC24 gene encoding RNA-splicing factor (EggNog:ENOG503NWD2; COG:O), whose protein sequence is MADPTPSTEAPASGPAAPVAIFKKRGAKAKANLRKRPATPPPAASDSDSDSDYSSSEDESGRRIKRRKRNTAAVVTASSRDRANPQSEQDLKATIFTTDRASALALDSSRRDATKQTNWFDEEKGLSAKSLLGSTRSMPPPSSSSTTSGPDGTYKGLANATSYIQKNPDAPSRKVGPVKAPTNIRTITITDMAPDVCKDYKNTGFCGFGDNCKFLHAREDYAHGWQLDREWENVTRGKKVIGGTVVASAEGKANKDPNQGEDERDDDEEEAAMLEKIPFVCIICRGNYKSPVVTRCGHYFCEGCALKRYRKDPSCAACGSGTNGVFNAAKKLQKLLEKKKERAARRRREAIENGEDVSSEEEEEGEEEG